From Penaeus monodon isolate SGIC_2016 chromosome 42, NSTDA_Pmon_1, whole genome shotgun sequence, one genomic window encodes:
- the LOC119599041 gene encoding LOW QUALITY PROTEIN: vitellogenin-like (The sequence of the model RefSeq protein was modified relative to this genomic sequence to represent the inferred CDS: inserted 34 bases in 26 codons; deleted 21 bases in 14 codons; substituted 20 bases at 20 genomic stop codons; added 55 bases not found in genome assembly) — translation MTTSTLLFILAFVTGGLAAPWGADLPRCSTECPITGSPKLAYQPDKTYAYAYSGKSRVHLKGVDNGDSEIEWTAGVDLTWISPCDMAISFRNTKMDGARGPTAATTLERHPLVVAVVDGRVQHVCAHPEDEPWAINLKKGVASAFQNSIPSLSVVSSGITVTETDVVGKCPTKYEIETEGEKVIVVKEKNHRHCQERYPTPAETPAPWLKAPLPIEESKSQCRQEIANGIYTAITCQDKNIVRPAIGIYKYVEASQDSTLRFISESSDTSAISGIHSGEVHIESLLYNHETMKDPQLAPELDELMKEICAKTKDTVEAEAAALVAKALHVLRRVPETVVVETAQKVRQGHYCSDSARLESIFLDAVAFLHESGAVKVMVHEIENGRATGGRLALYTAALYLTPRPNIEAVKALTPLFESPHPMPSLLLAAASMVNNYCRHTPACYEKAPVARIAEILATRVQSHCSPSAGAEDKEVALAIFKAIGNMGVATPAVTRAAVQCIEEEGLEIGVRVAAAQAFRQANCFRPAVEKLVDIAVRPAFETEVRITSYLAAIRCAEQEHLETIIEKISKEENTQVRGFVWVHLINIQXLPCRPHENLRYLLANVVIPTDFERDFRKFSRNIDVAYHAPAFGMGAGLESNIIYAPGSFITSALTXKMKTDVDEMHRNSRRWCRAXGIDSIIEELLGPQGYLHRATFGKIMEDITGFAGEKGLKVMEHIKHTLRTRRSIDSSVISDFFGKLYGEGRSHVHADLFARFMGHEITYADVAESLKGVTADTLIETFFSFFEKFLLEHMKDLNLNTARTAQLSMDYSLPTIQGTPLRLKLAGTAVAGVKMEGNVNIGQILSDLGNSQTGIKFFPGLSVQATGFVGFACGFTRVGIEMQNTISSATGAAIKIRTTENKKIEMELEIPERMELLNIKAETYLVKAVGKKITKISPSSMRDVRIQRNSCIGALEPVFGLKVCYDMNIPDVFRASALPLGEPAIAKLYVEKADPSMRGYLVTAAIKNKRGNKVIKMNVEAAGASTPRRAEMTLSYTHPTRETTIVSAKHXVSPALLAGGGTISNEQGHKAVETYVNFNYGQIAISRGIKLDVIAREGSVGEEFQVNVFSSGTRRFPSESHIVEAKFIKKTSGPVVNVDVICRTKNVLAQYFNLNIEVGADLMEFSSEDTYRTRYIPKFPHLFPITLRXMEVHAGDWSWKLAYTSVEGSHSGETASXLSALRLTKXRKAIIFVEPIIGFEGAFPKTSIIKMESTVEIGRSAYKASYDVIYQAERXGLPWKSLRTGDNEKXAKMEAIYQHSGAEHSTNLGSYVSFISXRSKYMKPLKIQAKXGEENRGSIMLEAATKYESEMILEAKGPIMARLASKLPKLQANIKLNGIGVEPYIIGRQCVLATRKRXXPGNQSEKSHIFGLEWKMWSKKFXEDNVGHSICSPCPYENEMDVIIWGNCPCNFNNGVCPRPQSRRRVKDSPPPTVNIAEKRAKVELLWDADTAPGKKLHCDARSDQSPVNWTAEISNGNIVIAGEPYHAKLVLTAANLVDHMEGENGFKLIXTTPDQKTIVLGASVMSSCRRPRLIMSTFEYKNMKDRKYKIGKCDCLGELGAHIYAVEDKVITKHXWTAEIKAEKTAATHHGHRRNRLWAFRVEADAQLLEDTCHDAFSIHNAPNAFVGFAKSKGKARSTVFEWNVQITQEEELKLLKLSFGFIHVKAILKVLKXVHAVATLEKKVMQLMVHRISIPGPFQRPSPTTYTMQLXTPTRTMEGRAKRSPRSGNQVYXNKGKTESRYEIGYKANHEGRWGRHASKLEVRMNHPVLTRPIMRRGIHXAEETTKGTNXTDILPEEADKXTGHMEPHRVXKIAIRAEAFXRRVNVESEPKQSSCAYAPETVALDVVSTVSIFLPATIFAIAAKYEKTQLHNAAATXTVKMEERPVFEINAVKEPEEAATCNGIRLKAVXICRNFGKDKHFSKMCRPASLKVTXMRPGAXKEYIAKLGLRXPDTPXTGVXCASGRAGEGLAVLLLLLREVASPTKLKXEMTHEPEEAQIVMVNEVSGNLGQSHVSQRVVMEVVQFPKKKLMQRVLSFTSSQLVSLVDEAKEEIKAIYDDICREMRILXAXVDSESLDSPGSAFMSGSTGVWSHMTQLQHHFXNSLVEVDQKWHEHKLRDVSEVLYECELIMXGVVQLLEAGELPEQFVSGENIENTESVQDCKREVDAVLARVSEEYERHQARHTRVVATLKNDMNMCXQEIMETPAVQRIFTHVMEHLHSERVFAEEAGRIASHMLNEVLXVSMEREGKRYAVQIPLHRHLVFLXRKWAQEAVQNPCHNAENLIXAXLNYIPHPWQDAIWVPTKNFVXRYITDVLHPXTTATVVAAPEDLTFSGIVGASTSSPCKVVLAAHDSHRLMMSTHKLSPAQLXMKTPAATVMIKXDFEVVVNGQPXAGSQQTIGNVRIVNTAKHIEVGCPLMKVVVSKAGEAIAVEASGWVFGRVAGLLGPNNGEIADDRLMPSGAAASNPRDLIAAWQEDQQCSTPEVPRAETSVARLIQCEALLGIRSRCNPVVHPQPFIKMCHAAHKPCDAAQAYRTICSLRGVEEVFPLAC, via the exons CCCCCTGGGGAGCGGACTTGCCAAGATGCTCCACCGAATGCCCCATCACCGGATCCCCCAAACTGGCCTACCAACCCGACAAGACCTACGCCTACGCCTACTCCGGCAAGTCCAGAGTCCATCTTAAGGGCGTGGACAACGGCGACTCTGAGATCGAGTGGACGGCAGGAGTTGATCTCACCTGGATCAGCCCTTGCGACATGGCCATCTCCTTCAGGAACACCAAGATGGATGGCGCCCGAG GTCCCACCGCTGCCACTACGCTGGAGAGACATCCACTGGTGGTGGCCGTTGTCGACGGGAGGGTGCAGCACGTGTGCGCTCACCCAGAGGACGAACCATGGGCCATCAACCTGAAAAAGGGCGTTGCTTCAGCTTTCCAGAACTCCATCCCTTCTCTGTCTGTTGTCAGCTCAGGCATCACAGTAACTGAG ACCGATGTTGTCGGAAAGTGCCCGACAAAGTATGAAATTGAGACCGAAGGAGAGAAGGTCATTGTGGTCAAGGAGAAGAACCACCGCCACTGTCAAGAACGGTACCCAACACCTGCTGAAACACCTGCACCATGGCTGAAGGCTCCCCTGCCAATCGAGGAATCCAAGTCGCAGTGCAGGCAGGAAATCGCCAATGGCATTTACACTGCCATTACGTGTCAGGACAAGAACATCGTTCGACCTGCCATTGGAATCTACAAGTACGTGGAGGCCAGTCAGGATTCAACACTTCGCTTCATCTCCGAGTCCTCCGACACTTCAGCCATCAGTGGCATCCATTCAGGAGAAGTGCACATTGAAAGCCTGTTGTACAACCATGAAACAATGAAGGACCCACAGCTGGCACCTGAGCTGGATGAGCTCATGAAGGAGATCTGTGCCAAGACCAAGGACACAGTTGAGGCTGAAGCTGCTGCTTTGGTTGCTAAGGCTCTCCATGTGTTACGTCGCGTTCCTGAGACAGTTGTGGTGGAGACTGCACAGAAAGTGAGACAAGGACATTACTGCAGTGACTCTGCCAGGCTGGAGAGCATCTTCTTGGACGCAGTTGCTTTCCTCCACGAGTCTGGTGCAGTAAAGGTCATGGTCCACGAAATCGAGAATGGACGAGCAACAGGGGGACGTCTCGCTCTGTACACGGCAGCGCTCTACCTCACCCCACGACCCAATATTGAGGCAGTCAAGGCCCTCACGCCTCTGTTTGAAAGCCCTCACCCAATGCCCTCATTGCTGCTGGCAGCTGCTTCCATGGTAAACAACTACTGCCGCCATACTCCAGCTTGTTATGAGAAAGCTCCAGTTGCAAGAATTGCCGAGATACTGGCCACTAGAGTCCAAAGTCACTGTTCTCCTTCTGCTGGTGCTGAGGACAAGGAAGTAGCCCTTGCAATTTTCAAGGCAATAGGGAATATGGGTGTAGCTACACCTGCCGTCACAAGGGCAGCCGTTCAGTGCATTGAGGAAGAAGGACTGGAAATCGGCGTTCGGGTAGCTGCAGCACAAGCCTTCAGACAAGCCAACTGCTTCCGTCCA GCAGTTGAGAAGCTAGTTGACATTGCCGTCCGACCAGCCTTTGAGACCGAAGTTCGCATCACTTCCTATCTGGCTGCTATTCGatgtgctgaacaggaacacctGGAAacaattattgaaaaaatttcaaaGGAAGAGAATACCCAAG TGCGTGGATTCGTTTGGGTTCACCTGATCAACATCC GTCTACCCTGCCGCCCCCACGAAAATCTCAGGTACCTCCTTGCCAACGTTGTCATCCCTACCGACTTCGAGAGGGACTTCAGGAAATTCTCTCGAAATATAGATGTGGCTTACCATGCCCCTGCCTTTGGCATGGGTGCCGGCCTCGAATCGAACATTATCTATGCTCCTGGATCTTTCATTACTAGTGCT TTAACCtgaaaaatgaaaacagatgTGGATGAGATGCACAGGAATAGCAGGAGATGGTGCCGTGCTTGAGGAATTGATTCCATCATTGAAGAACTCTTGGGCCCACAGGGATACCTACACAGAGCAACATTTGGCAAGATTATGGAGGACATTACAGGTTTTGCAGGAGAGAAAGGCCTCAAGGTCATGGAGCACATCAAGCACACTCTGAGGACCAGGCGTTCCATCGATTCTTCTGTCATCTCGGACTTCTTTGGCAAACTGTATGGTGAGGGCAGATCACATGTCCACGCCGATCTATTCGCCCGATTCATGGGACACGAGATTACTTACGCAGATGTTGCCGAAAGCCTCAAAGGCGTCACAGCTGACACACTCATTGagaccttc ttctctttctttgagaAATTTCTTTTGGAGCATATGAAGGATCTCAACCTGAACACAGCAAGAACTGCTCAGCTTTCCATGGATTATTCACTGCCGACCATTCAGGGCACACCACTCAGACTGAAATTAGCTGGAACTGCTGTTGCTGGCGTGAAGATGGAAGGCAACGTCAACATTGGCCAGATCCTCTCCGACCTCGGCAATTCCCAGACCGGCATTAAATTCTTCCCAGGCCTTTCTGTACAAGCCACTGGTTTTGTTGGCTTTGCATGCGGCTTTACCAGGGTGGGAATCGAGATGCAGAACACCATCTCTAGTGCCACTGGAGCTGCCATCAAAATCAGAACAACTGAAAACAAGAAGATCGAGATGGAACTGGAGATCCCTGAGAGGATGGAGCTACTCAACATCAAGGCTGAGACTTACCTTGTCAAAGCTGTGGGAAAGAAGATAACTAagatttctccttcctccatgaGAGATGTCAGGATTCAGCGCAACTCCTGCATTGGTGCTTTGGAACCAGTATTTGGCCTCAAGGTGTGCTATGACATGAACATTCCTGATGTCTTCCGTGCTAGTGCCCTGCCACTTGGTGAACCAGCCATCGCCAAGCTGTATGTTGAGAAGGCAGATCCTTCCATGAGAGGGTACTTAGTGACTGCTGCCATCAAGAACAAGAGAGGTAACAAGGTCATTAAGATGAATGTAGAAGCAGCTGGTGCCTCAACACCAAGAAGAGCAGAAATGACCCTTTCGTACACCCATCCTACAAGGGAAACCACCATTGTTTCTGCCAAACATTGAGTTTCTCCAGCATTGCTTGCAGGAGGTGGGACCATCTCCAACGAGCAAGGACACAAGGCAGTAGAGACTTATGTCAACTTCAATTATGGTCAGATTGCTATTTCTCGTGGCATTAAGCTGGATGTGATTGCAAGGGAAGGAAGTGTGGGAGAAGAGTTCCAAGTTAATGTGTTCAGCAGTGGCACCAGGCGTTTCCCCTCTGAATCGCACATTGTGGAGGCTAAATTCATCAAGAAAACTAGTGGACCTGTTGTTAATGTAGATGTGATTTGCAGGACCAAAAATGTTCTAGCTCAGTACTTCAACCTAAATATTGAAG TTGGAGCTGACCTCATGGAGTTCTCCTCTGAGGACACATACAGGACCAGGTATATTCCCAAGTTCCCGCATCTTTTCCCTATAACTTTGC AGATGGAAGTGCACGCTGGAGACTGGAGCTGGAAACTGGCATATACATCCGTTGAAGGCAGCCATTCTGGTGAAACTGCGAG ACTTTCTGCACTCAGGCTAACAAAGTGAAGGAAAGCTATCATCTTCGTGGAGCCAATCATAGGATTTGAAGGAGCTTTTCCA AAAACATCCATCATCAAAATGGAAAGTACAG TTGAAATTGGCAGATCAGCATACAAAGCAAGCTATGATGTAATCTACCAGGCTGAAAGGTAGGGGCTTCCATGGAAGTCGTTACGCACAGGAGACAACGAGA GTGCTAAAATGGAAGCAATCTATCAACATTCAGGAGCAGAACACAGCACTAATCTTG GTTCTTACGTTTCTTTCATCAGCTGAAGGTCAAAGTACATGAAACCACTCAAGATTCAGGcca atggagaagaaaacagaggGTCAATAATGCTGGAAGCAGCCACAAAATATGAGTCAGAGATGATACTTGAAGCTAAGGGACCAATCATGGCACGTCTTGCCTCCAAA TTGCCTAAGCTGCAAGCTAACATCAAGCTCAATGGCATTGGC GTGGAACCCTACATCATTGGTCGCCAATGTGTGCTTGCAACAAGAAAAAGGTGATAGCCTGGAAATCAAAGTGAGAAGAGCCATATATTTGGTCTAGAATGGAAGATGTGGTCCAAGAAGTTCTGAGAAGACAATGTTGGCCATAGCATTTGTTCTCCCTGCCCTTATGAGAACGAGATGGATGTTATCATATGGGGGAATTGTCCATGTAACTTCAACAATGGTGTCTGCCCAAGACCTCAATCCCGCCGTCGGGTCAAGGATTCGCCCCCC CCGACGGTCAACATTGCAGAGAAAAGAGCAAAAGTGGAATTACTTTGGGATGCGGATACTGCTCCTGGAAAGAAGTTGCATTGTGATGCAAGGTCTGATCAGAGTCCTGTCAACTGGACAGCTGAGATCAGTAA CGGGAACATTGTCATTGCTGGAGAGCCTTACCACGCCAAACTGGTTCTGACTGCCGCCAATCTGGTAGAT CATATGGAAGGGGAAAATGGATTCAAGTTGATCTGAACAACTCCT GACCAGAAGACGATTGTCTTGGGAGCCTCTGTGATGTCCAGCTGCAGGAGACCACGCCTT ATCATGTCCACTTTCGAATACAAAAACATGAAGGATAGGAAATACAAAATAGGCAAGTGTGATTGCCTTGGAGAGCTTGGTGCCCACATATATGCAGTAGAAGACAAGGTAATTACAAAACA CTGGACAGCAGAAATTAAAGCAGAGAAAACAGCAGCAACACATCACGGACACAGAAGGAACAGGTTGTGGGCATTCAGGGTAG AGGCTGATGCTCAGTTACTCGAAGACACCTGCCACGATGCATTCTCCATTCACAATGCACCAAATGCATTTGTTGGATTCGCA AAATCGAAAGGTAAAGCTCGTTCCACTGTGTTTGAATGGAATGTGCAGATTACTCAAGAGGAGGAATTGAAGCTGTTGAAGCTGAGTTTTGGTTTTATACATGTCAAAGCCATCCTGAAAGTTCTGA ATGTTCATGCCGTTGCTACTCTCGAGAAGAAAGTTATGCAACTTATGGTCCACAGAATCTCCATACCAGGACCGTTTCAAAGGCCATCACCCACCACTTACACCATGCAGC GGACTCCAACCCGCACCATGGAAGGAAGAGCTAAACGATCACCAAGATCTGGAAATCAAGTCT CCAATAAGGGCAAAACTGAATCCAGATACGAAATTGGATACAAGGCCAACCACGAGGGAAGGTGGGGACGACATGCGTCCAAGTTGGAAGTCAGAATGAACCATCCAGTGCTTACTAGGCCCATCATGCGCCGTGGCATACACTGAGCCGAAGAAACAACGAAGGGGACAAATTGAACGGATATTCTCCCAGAAGAAGCGGATAA TACTGGTCACATGGAACCTCATAGAGTTTAGAAAATTGCTATCAGAGCAGAAGCCTTCTGACGGAGGGTAA atgTTGAAAGTGAACCTAAGCAATCATCATGTGCGTATGCACCAGAGACAGTTGCTTTGGATGTAGTGTCCACAGTCTCCATTTTCTTGCCAGCAACAATCTTCGCAATTGCTGCCAAGTATGAA AAGACGCAGCTTCACAATGCAGCTGCCA TCACAGTAAAGATGGAAGAGCGACCTGTCTTTGAAATCAATGCT GTGAAAGAACCTGAGGAAGCAGCCACCTGCAATGGCATCAGACTGAAGGCTGT GATATGCAGAAACTTTGGAAAGGACAAACATTTCTCCAAGATGTGCAGACCTGCCTCATTGAAGGTGA CAATGCGACCTGGTG GCAAAGAATACATTGCCAAGCTTGGCCTCC ATCCTGACACGCCTTGAACAGGTGTATAGTGTGCGAGCGGCAGAGCGGGAGAAGGACTCgcggtgttgttgctgttgctgcgtGAAGTGGCTTCACCCACAAAGCTTA TTGAGATGACTCATGAGCCAGAAGAAGCACAAATTGTAATGGTAA ATGAAGTGAGTGGAAACCTTGGACAGTCGCACGTATCTCAAAGAGTGGTAATGGAGGTTGTCCAGTTCCCAAAGAAGAAGCTGATGCAAAGGGTGTTGAGTTTCACATCATCTCAGTTAGTCAGTCTAGTGGATGAGGCAAAGGAGGAAATCAAGGCCATTTACGATGATATCTGTAGAGAGATGAGAATCCT TGCATGAGTTGATTCTGAATCCCTCGACAGCCCTGGCAGTGCCTTCATGTCGGGGTCTACTGGAGTATGGTCACATATGACTCAACTTCAACATCACTT CAACAGTTTGGTTGAAGTGGATCAGAAATGGCAT GAACACAAACTAAGGGACGTTTCTGAAGTCCTCTATGAATGTGAGTTAATT ATGTAAGGAGTAGTGCAGCTCTTGGAAGCTGGAGAGTTACCTGAACAATTCGTGTCTGGGGAAAATATTGAGAACACTGAGAGTGTTCAGGATTGTAAGAGGGAAGTGGATGCAGTGCTGGCAAGAGTATCTGAGGAGTATGAAAGGCATCAAGCACGTCATACCAGGGTGGTAGCTACTCTCAAGAACGATATGAACATGTG ACAAGAAATCATGGAGACACCAGCTGTCCAAAGGATCTTTACCCATGTTATGGAACATCTCCACTCG GAGCGTGTGTTTGCTGAGGAAGCAGGAAGAATTGCCAGCCACATGCTCAATGAAGTTC TGGTTTCAATGGAAAGAGAAGGCAAACGGTATGCAGTCCAAATTCCCCTCCACCGGCACCTTGTATTTCTCTGACGCAAGTGGGCCCAAGAAGCAGTGCAAAACCCCTGTCACAATGCTGAGAACCTGA TTGCATAGTTGAATTACATCCCCCATCCCTGGCAGGACGCAATCTGGGTACCTACTAAAAACTTCG CACGTTACATAACGGACGTGCTGCACC ACACGACAGCCACGGTGGTTGCGGCACCGGAAGATCTCACCTTCAGCGGCATAGTCGGTGCGAGCACCTCGTCGCCT TGCAAGGTTGTTCTGGCTGCTCACGACTCCCACCGCCTCATGATGTCCACCCACAAGCTCAGCCCGGCACAGCT AATGAAGACACCAGCAGCCACCGTCATGATCA CTGACTTTGAAGTCGTGGTTAATGGCCAAC TCGCGGGATCCCAGCAAACTATCGGAAACGTTAGGATTGTGAACACAGCCAAGCACATTGAGGTGGGATGTCCCCTAATGAAGGTCGTCGTTTCCAAGGCAGGCGAGGCCATAGCTGTTGAGGCTTCAGGTTGGGTGTTTGGACGCGTAGCAGGGCTACTGGGTCCAAACAATGGAGAAATCGCCGATGACCGCCTCATGCCCAGCGGTGCAGCAGCCTCCAACCCCCGCGATTTGATAGCTGCTTGGCAGGAGGACCAACAGTGCTCCACCCCTGAGGTTCCTCGTGCAGAGACCTCAGTAGCTCGCCTGATTCAGTGTGAAGCATTGCTGGGGATTCGCTCCAGGTGTAACCCAGTGGTTCACCCACAGCCATTCATTAAGATGTGTCACGCTGCCCACAAGCCTTGCGATGCCGCCCAAGCTTACAGAACCATTTGTTCTCTGAGAGGAGTTGAAGAAGTTTTCC